The segment ccacaaccccctcctcctcctcctccacctccaccacccccaccacctccacctccaccccctagattggatgaaattcatttaagagaacgaattaatgaaaacctacaagtgattgaacaaaacattgctgctatccaaaatgagcaaatcatgccaccccatcttgtagagtttgcaaaatcaatgcaaactgttgtcgagtcagttagatctgttgattctcaattagatcaatttcatagacgacgacaagagttgcatgatttttatgccgatggtttaacttataggcaaatcactgatttgaaaataaccaaagctcatttatgtccatattttaccaacccaaaaacaagagaaccaatgcaacctaaccagaaaagaatttcaattaggtggtgtgtgcatccaaaaatggctagatacttttgggatagatggtggatggtttttgattatccaccacatcgtaattatgaggtccctttttattttttgaagaaattatactgtgagtttgtaatgaaccaaaaaccaaattattttgacattaagtcattccagggtgttggtcgtggaatgccacaacatagattaggggcacagagtaataatcccctaccggatccacccatagttccacttgttgctccatcgattcctgcagatgtccaaaatacatcattcatttcgacattagatgctttgacttccctcacaggtaacctgagtgagcaagctgctcacatggcatctgctcctcgatggatgccacatatgtgttcgagttgtcatgagacgtgtgtaggtcctactgttGCTGCAGGAGCTACTTCAATTCCAGTTGAGCATGATGcaacagatgatagtatgatgacatcttatatggattttctttgctcgaatgttcatcttgaccaagtatagatatatatacatgtacatgtcaatctttttatacttcattaaatataggtataaactaagtgcatctcttttttttatacaatctaatacttcattaaataaattttgtttatgtagataaggactacacctaatattagagtcaatattgcatctactggaacacaactcggcacaccttatggggtatagtataaatttctatctagacattgtactatctttttaagttaatatgttatcatcgtatactatataaattttcatgttgatacattgaatgcttctttctccaggattcaggtcatgagggaccctctacatcacatcgagaagagggtctgactactgtgacaccatctatggtatgtatcttataattcttaaattaaatatgaactcttacaacattgtaacttaacttgaaattatttagtacacatatatatgttcactaaatatgatttcattgaaTGCATGTATGCaagtggacactaccattaggataggttatcctcataattttgatcagagccaatttgaacgcacatcgacatcctttgaggtattaatatgtaatacttaatttgatcttattttgactcttaatttaagatttaattggacactttgaatttgaccttgtacaggagttagctagcactacatttggtgttgatactgcacaagatactgctagaggatctgatgagcatatggtaagtttgtaacttaatttatgaattctactatatttgataaatgattcttttaatagttaattttaagtaatattttaatattatttttttattgtatagcatgagacgggtggatctggaccacgtcccggggacaagagagatactgctagaggatctgatgagcatatggtaagtttgtaacttaatttacgaattctactatatttgataaatgattcttttaatagttaatttcaagtaatattttaatattatttttttcttgtacagcatgagacgggtggatctggagcacgtcccggggacaagagaccacgggatgttattgatgatagcacttagattttactgtttatttgtcTTTGATATGCACTTTttaatggactttacacatttgtttacacgtgtacatactttatatatatggatagttgcataataggattagatcatatatattttgtgcatactttatatattttgtgcacattagatattatgtggagtgaacatcatgttaccatctagatatatatatggattagatattatatggattatgtggacttgaaattttactgtttatttggctctggtatgtactattttatgggctttacatatttgtttacacatgcacacatactttatatatatggatagttgcataataggattagatcatatatattatgtgcatactttatgtgtattgtgcccattagatattatgtggacttgaaattatgtgcacattagatcatatatattgacttgaaattatgtggacttgaaattttgtgcatactttatatattatgtggacttgaaattttatttatggaagttgtgcttaaacaactttataggcattatgtggacttgtaattttatttttggaatttcatttaaatagttcttgtgattagataaactaaaggtgcatacatcatgaactaagtatcgaaacatatcttataattataacatattctaaattaaaaagtatcaaaacgaatataatgaatagaacttgattaaaacataatcatctcattcataaatttgaccaatagtctctcatttatgtatattgtacacaaaatgtaatcaagaagacagatctaaaataaaataaacaatctatttaaattataataataagtatttatatctctcaaaatacaacataaagtatgcagaAACAATAGtggtcattgaggccaagtctactctgagagaccaggaaaaaataaatacatatgattaatttttataatcaggatgcattgaatttaaaatacaaagggatttgccttaagggtaccaaaatttaacttacttgtaattattcaaaatgaaacataaagtatgcacaaataactttgtttcaattgatgccttctacttgtggtagacctgaaataaaattttactagattagattttataattatgatgcatgatataaaatgctatatataatatgcatcatgacttttaaaagggaggtggattaagggtttaaactataacttacttgatattcattccgttataccatctgcatcctcgctcttttgcaaagcatctataattgtcttgtgctcttccatagagagagtccataattgtttattagcaagcctgccacaatatctatccaattttatattagttgccactaccaaatgcgagtaatgtataatcttcttctctaattcataatcttcaaatgcgggcaatccattctttcttgttagatatttgcgtagccaagtgccaacaacaaccatagatcctattggatagtcataaccatcatcatctacttgaggagtggttagcttatcttttggctctacacatcgagacaaccaatactctgtcccctcttcattgtcctctggtgcaacaacagcatagacatgtcctgtgcacaaaacaattttattttaatatttaatgagaaataaaaataaaaatatacactgtaagatttcataaatatgtactatttaataaatcaaaacaaaattcaaaaataattttaccttgttgtataagatctgaaatgcgatcatagtcatttgatgcaaacatttgatccatatcttcatcagttctttcatgtggatcatttgcatctatgggtgtcaatgatctttgttgccattcttcaacccattctttattctcacaaaattcccaatctccagaaacacaaaactgacaaaagcaagcaagttgccttgtgaatatagtccatgtgtttgaattagaactcttaaacgaatgccatttagccgatccaatgatggtattacaatcatgtcgaataggaatactatcttcctctatcaactagaagaaacgtcgaattgcagagttttcagttgatccttttaacaactttgaattgcaccaatctacaactgcacgagcatctctgaatttcactgcatcctcgaatttcaattgttctctagcaagagctctttttatacaggcaccggctccatcatGTTCctccttaccatgtcccgcttcaaaaaaactccataaatgttggacattggttatcttgtgaactttgcatagccaataaaacattcttgcatttttgaattgtccagtgcagttatctgatcatatcatatgttgtttcatgtcaatttctctttccttaagattatcataaaatacctcgaagcaatgttgaacaaactctaaAGAGTGTAAtcaattatcactaacatagaaatgaattACTTCAATATGTTCGTATTGCTAGAAGAGCCAACGGATCAACAGGTCAGGTTCTATTGCAATTACTTGAAATGCGCTTGGATAATATCCTTTTTCGATTGGGTATGGCGCTTACCATTCCTGAAGCCAGACAATTAGTCAACCATAGGCATATCCTGGTCAATGATCGTATAGTAGATATACCAAGTTATCGTTGCAAACCCCAAGATTTTATATCTATAAAGGATAAACAAAGGTTGAGAGATAGAATTAATAACaatatagatatttttcagaaggaTAAGATGAGGGTGCCACCCCATTTAAATCGTATTAAAAAAAAGTCACAATATAGTGGATTAGttaaaaaaataatagataataacCGTATCGGTTTGAAGATTAATGAATTATTGGTCGTAGAATACTATTCCCATCGAGTTTAAATTGGGAATGAAAAGAAAGGATCTCTGCACATCTGTCCCTCTATATGTTACATGATAATGTCATTGTCAATAATACATTGATTGACGAAttctatttttaatatttatttttttcctttGCCATACCTTTACTCTTTTTATTTTCTCTATCCCGAAATAGAAGGATATTGCGGGAGGATGAAAGCATCTTATTGGGTTTAGATTCATGAGAAAACGATGCAAAAAAGACTAAGGCGAATATACGGAAAGAGAGGGATTCGAACCCTCGGTAAACAGAAGCCTACATAGCAGTTCCAATGCTACGCCTTGAACCGCTCAGCCATCTTTCCTATACGATCTCTTCATTTGTCGACAAAATGAAAAGAACAAGTTTTATTATGTTATAACTTACTTTTGCATAAGTAAAGTATTTATGAAATCTGGCATAAAGACAAAAGAGTATTTTACCACACtccttcttttcttcttatttaaagatattttatttttctcaatctaatctgaTTATTTTATCTTATTCGGGGTTTTATTGCCGATCCAATTGTGAAATTAAGCCAGATCTATTGATCCAGAATGatcctatatatataaatatattatgaaTCATTTTTTGGTAAGAATGAATGGTACAAATTATATCATAATGACTATACTCAATATATTCTATGTTTTAGAATAAGTATGAACACACACGATCCTGATTTTATCAAAAAGCAGAAAATTGACTCTTCACCAATTTACCGTTTACTTGCTCGTTTGATCCTTGGGATCATGAGCAAACGAGTGCGATATTTCTTAAATTTGCATATATAGATATAAACATTGTCTAAAATTCAATTTATTGTTCATCAATAAATTGAATGAACTCTTTCAAAtattcccattttttctttatttagaaaaaattgATAATGTTTACATATTTGCGATCGTAAGGAAATCCATTTATTATACTATTGTGCATTGGAATATAATTTTTTTCATGGAATCATTTCCGTATGgggaataaaaaaaaaattatcaaatttataaTTGACTATGCCTAGATCTCAGAGAAATGACAATTTTATCGACAAGACTTTCACAATTGTAGCAGATATATTATTGCAGATAATCCCAATGGCTTCAGGGGAGAAAAAGGCATTTACCTATTACAGAGATGgtgtgatttgatatttttttctttctgcTTTTTCTCGTTTCATAGAATGGCGGAATATTTATTAAGTTAAGTTAAAGAAAACTTACGCTTAGTGAAGGTGAGTTTTAGAAATAGAACAATTCTTTCTGTCGTGTATCCCCGATTTATGCAGCCTTAGATGCTTTGATCTTCTGAGATTCTAGTATTAAGCGAAAGGTTATATCTATTACATAGATGTTAATGGTCAAATCTATATGATAGGTATGCATAGGGGAAAAAGCACTACGCATTAAAATCGACAACACAAATGCTTCGTTATAATACACAAAAGCTTTTTAAGGAAGGGCTAGTTAGAATGGTTGAGGCAACAAACATCCATCTCGTTTGTATTTCGGATACCGCTAGAACCATCGGAGACTGTTGAAGTGAATAATCCCCGTAAAATACAGTGCGTTAAGGACAAAGAAATTGGTAGAGGTTATGTTTATAGTGCTAAGCTAAAATACTTGGTATTTAGAAAAAAATCTTTGCAAGAAGGATAGCTAGAGATTCATCGGAAATACGCTAGTTCCTGTTAATTCATAATATAAGAAACTATTTTTTTGTCCATTTAATGGATTACTTCCCTTATTCTGTAAAAAAAGGAGGAGCCGTATGAGGTGAAATTCTCATGTACGGTTTTGAAGCGGAGATCATTTCAATTGAATGAACGACCGTAACGAATGTCAGCTCAATCCGAAGGGGAATATGCGGAAGCTTTACAAAATTATTATGAAGCCATGCGACCGAAAATTGACCCCTATGACCGaagttatatattatataatataggtCTTATCCACACGAGTAATGGGGAACATACTAAGGCTTTGGAATATTATTTCCAGGCATTAGAACGAAACCCGTCTTTACCACAAGCTCTTAATAATACGGCCTTGATCTGTCATTACGTGTGGCTATATGTACTATAGAATGAATTCGTTTAGAATtacggaaaagaaaaaaaaaaaaagaggcttTCTACATATGCACCGTCCAAAACAACGGTTTTTTATCAGCTGTAGTCAAAAGAATATCCCTCATAGGAGCCCAAATATGAATCGGTAAATATAGCCTGGATAGTCCATggataaaataaaatcaattcaattgatgGAAAAAGCACCATAAAGATCAATTATTGAAAGTTCGGGCTAATACGATCAAATCTGCTCATGGGCAAAAAAAAGGATTCAATTTATGTAATAGGGTTGATTTACTAGGCTATTGAGCAGCGGTGTAGCATCGGATCCTAAAGACGTGAAGTACTTTCCTGGTAGGAAAGTAttcttcaaaatttctatacaGAACATAGATAGTTACCTCTTAAAAAGATTTTTATCTGATCTAATCTGAAGTAGATCTCTTTATTTCTAATACTTCATCTTTTTTAGGGTGGGAGAAAGGAGAAAACCTGATCATTTATCGAAAGTGAAGTTTGAAACTCATGTCATTGACCCATTCTGTTCTTTCGGTTAACCTGAACGTATTTCTTCTATTTTGGAAGTTTGGGTAAAGGACTAAAGAATAGTTGATTGAGCCGTATGAGGTAGGAAACTCTCAAGTACGGTTCTAAGGGAAGAAAACTTTTAGAAGTTGATCTATCCCGACCGAGGAGAACAGGCCATTCAACAGGGAGATCCTGAAATTGCGGAAGCTTGGTTTGATCAAGCTACTGAGTATTGGAAACAAGCTACAGGATGTTTTGGAGAATGAAAATGTCTTGATTACTATACTGCGAAATTGTCAAGAATATGAAATTTATCCAGACAGGATAAATCCATTTTTCATACTATTCGAGCGAATTAGCTTCTCTTATTGCATTgtcattataaaaaaatatgtttaaaataaaacaaagaatACTTTCTATGGATCGTTAATGAAAAAAATCTTTTCTCTATGGGCAAATCCCGTCCAGAGATATAATTTATTAAAGATTCATTAATAATTTATCAATTCAAAGTTCTTTTGAATTATAAAAGTGATCTGTAACATATGGGTCCAGAGATATGGATAAATAAATCTGGATATGAAGATAATGATTGTATTAATATTGATATCTTTTTTTACCACTCGACGGGAAAGACGTTTTATATCTCGCAACGGTCCATTAAGCTTATGCAATTTTCGATCCAGTTGTTAATGTAATGCCAATTATCCCTCTGTTCTTTTTTTTATTAGCCTTTGCTTGGCAAGCTGCCGTAAGTTTTCGATAACGAAAATCTTACAAAAAGTTTTTTGTATTCACTTGATACGGAAACAATTTTAGTGTTTCAATAGTTACGTTCTAACTATTTCTATTGGATCATTTTCATTAACCAAATTGGTGTAAAACTATTTTTCCTTGTTCTGATGTTTATTTTGTGATACATCAATTGTTCTCAACAAATCAAAATACCTCGGATTAGTCAATATCAACTGCATCACAGTTGGAATTTGGGTTATTAGGTATTGACTAGAATGTGTTATTTTATTAATAGAGGGGCATTTGCAAAATCCATGAGAAATCATTTGCAAAATGGCTCCATTGAGACCTGTATATGTCATGGAACCAATTCCTATAATTTCAAAACCCATATGAGATATTGATGAATAGGCTATCCTTCTTTTCAAATTGCGTTGACCCATAGAAGTTAGAGCTGCATAGATAATTTGCACTGCTCCTATTATTATCAACCATGGTGAAAACAAAGAATGAGCATGAGGTAGCAATTCCATATTGATCCGAATCAACCCATATCCCCCCATTTTCAATAGAACTCCGGCCAAAAGCATACATGTACTATAATGTGCTTCCCCATGAGTATCTGGTAACCAGGTATGTAAAGGGAAGATTGGCAATTTTATTGCATAAGCGATCAAAAACCCTAAATATAATAGTATTTCAAGTGTGATGGGATAATCTTTTTTAGCTAATAATTCAAAATCGAAGGTTGGTCCATGAGATCCGTAGAGACCCATACTTAAAGCTCCCATTAAGATAAAAATGGAACCACTGGCAGTATACAAAAGAAATTTTGTGGCCGAATATAGACGTCTTTTTCCCCCCCACATGGATAAAAGTAGGTAAACAGGAATTAGTTCCAACTCCCACATGAGAAACTccctcaaaaaaaatttgttatcttttttactgtcatggtcatgtctatatataatgtgcacaaatatggccacttgcactgagttgtagtattgtgattgagtttcctcttgtggttttagagtataattttctgcaaaatccacaactgatactattgttctaactggaaatgtgttcttgcatatgtgaaactgtccatcaagccatcgagcATGTTggaaatgtttcacatattttggaacaatatgagttttaaactcactaataaatgcattcacactattatgttctgtaatcaattctaaacgtttccccatccttccatcctttagagggtattctatatttttaaatctcctaacatcaaccattttttgtccaaacttagatgaaacatgttcatgcaaacattcacctatcgaagaatagttcccacataaattgcaaaggccataaatgcatgaactagaaagaaataattgttcattaggtggtttacaaaataaacttccaataaaatcttttatagtttcaggtggaacataaacaccacaatcttgcacaagatcattaccatgcaacatacaacgtatatatcgaaaaacatcataatagtaacaaaaCTAAACATGacttttacaacaacaagatattctttgtttattgagtttaacataccagggtttgcatttttcaaatgatctttgactaattcgtaaattcattaacacaaattcatcactaaattttttaaagaattcagtttgagtcatgtcaagaagatgttttggatgaggatcacgaatttttgatcccacccttaactttaaaacatctctagcatttgatgaaactctagtgttatcataccaaaattttgcaattaattgtttagtttcatcatttaatttcatgtccgacctttgaagtctaccactaaaactccaacaatggtttagtggatcaatttcaattgtgtctcttcttttggctgctcttgacaaggttctacgatgtaagttcaaatagccacttatatcacttaacattcttttactaacaatcattttgtcaactatagcagtcgttataactctacgtgttgcattcttatctttagatcgacttgtttttcctatagaatcgatggcactggcaacagtagatacaacttgcttatatgattcatcttttctttttggttttgcataaatacctatttttttcatgactttacgcatttttaacatttttattaattgtagcattaattgacattggaatcctaactttttattatagaaaaattgtttatataatctgttcgcatgtgttctgatttgtctccaagaaactaacccattaagattatctagcacattgctatcaatagtaaacaaattacattcattttctttcagagagggtggtgtaatattttcaatttttttttctttttgtattggtgtatgaaatttatatccagcttcatttaaatcagcaatttgattggcatcatagtcatcgggatttaaaaacataccaggattcgcatctacatcaacatttgcatcaacagtcatacccgtgtgtggttctacatttcttgcatccatcatgatgtcttcaatggtctcatctacaacgggcactgaactagatgcttcagaagtgttattcaattgttgttgttgtgatcttcgatctctttggcgttttgcctcctctctttgtgcttgaatttcgtccactgtcattgtcctcttttttttcttttgacgttgcttagaacccatttttacaaactcgtcttcaaaaaataatatctttttactgagttcttcaaaaaatcgtgtaaaaaatattaaaaagtactgccaaatgatgtaaaaaatctttgtcagtatggatttcaatgatagtgtggtaaatcgatgcaatctatctttttttttacagtaacggttatttagaaacgaGGACCCGTtattaaatccaacgggcaaaaaaatggaacgggcccccgtttttgcAACTACCCCCACTATATCCTCCCACCCGCCTcaattaatgtacgcctgctagagTACGGGGCTAGCAACAacgttatgtaaaatttgaatccacaacctgccacttgccttgggattaggcccgagataggcctgggatggccacacctaagacatgaacttgcaaattcaaagctccatgaatgaaagcacaaatatgaacttctgaaatagtttacgtgcctctaattagagaatttttatacaaaattgaaacccatttcaaattatactgtctagattctaaatatgtaaattaatttaaaaattgattattttaactatttttcatttaatttatactaaatcaggtccataaatttgaaatattaactaattttcttaatttaataacttttttattttaatgaatttcgaaaaaaaaattatatgtcatcaatctacacaaaattattttctatttaaaaaaaaaaattcaaaaaatgctaagtttacgtcaaattatgtgggtcgtacacgtcaaatttttaaaaagataattacggccattaaaaaattaattaaaaaaaatatatttgaaaacaaaatacagaaaatatgctcatcaatcttcagtgtgttacaaaccatttcccaaaatggtttgagaaaataattttaattgtgtcaaaaagtgtgggtcgtacacatgcatggtatggtcctgaaacagggatttttaaaacatagtttttagaactccattcaaaaagttattttttattatgtgggtattaaaataaattacatatttaaaaagtaaactcagagggctatcttttatattactgactttttccaagattcaatctctaagtgtttcaaaatttaagctcaaatgagacaaaatctgaaaaacaaggaaaacacttccactttttggccaaaaagtggacttatcttcttgcactgacccttcaGTTGAGATAC is part of the Cryptomeria japonica chromosome 10, Sugi_1.0, whole genome shotgun sequence genome and harbors:
- the LOC131858885 gene encoding photosystem I assembly protein Ycf3-like; amino-acid sequence: MPRSQRNDNFIDKTFTIVADILLQIIPMASGEKKAFTYYRDAQSEGEYAEALQNYYEAMRPKIDPYDRSYILYNIGLIHTSNGEHTKALEYYFQALERNPSLPQALNNTALICHYLIYPDRGEQAIQQGDPEIAEAWFDQATEYWKQATGCFGE